From the genome of Rana temporaria chromosome 8, aRanTem1.1, whole genome shotgun sequence:
gcagtacactcggctgggctcggccacgctcggctcctctcgcataaaggctaggaggcgtgaccgcgagcggagccaagcgtggccgagcccagccgagtgtactgcactcggtatatgtcggcggtggcgctcagaaagcggggagcggcgtataacgcgcacccacgattttcccctgattttaagggggaaaaagtgcgcgttttacaccgataaatacggtatttaggtGCCGGATTGTTGGGTTGAGACATTGCTTTGCCTgaccgtgccattctaccgacgtataagtgcgtgaggcagtcggcaagcggttaaagtagaacttttccattaaaaaaaacacgtttgacaggctgctgcgcaaataccgtgtgacaaaaaaaaaaatgcaacgaccgccattttattctctagggtctctgctaaaatatatataaatatgtatatataatgtttggggtttctgagTAAATTTATAGCAAaataaaaagtgccagaaaagggggCGGTTCTTCAAGTGGTTCATGATTGGTTGTCTTACAGATGGACGCTTTGTTCTGAAAACCTCGGAGGGAGATCCGAATTTACCTCAAGAATTCAAGGCAGAAGATGATGACATCACACAATGTTCTCCAGGAGAAGATCCCATTATTCCAACCGCACATTACAGACCTTCCCATCTGGAGGGATCAATGGATCCttctaatcctgaggaaccttctgataaatcccatactatgacatcagatgtccatctatcccatactatgacatcagatgACCATCTATCCCACACTATGACCTCAGATGTCCATCTATCCCACactatgacatcagatgtccatctatcccatactatgacatcagatgaccatctatcccatactatgacatcagatgaccatctatcccatactatgacatcagatgACCATCTATCCCATACTATGACCTCAGATGACCATCTATCCCATACTATGACCTCAGATGACCATCTATCCCATACTATGACCTCAGATGACCATCTATCCCATACTATGACCTCAGATGACCATACTATGACCTCAGATGACCATCTATCTCATACTATGACATCAGACGTCCAtctatcccatactatgacatcagatgaccatctatcccatactatgacctcagatgtccatctaagatcaaTGCATCCTTCTAATCTTGAGGAACCTTCTGATAAAACCcatactatgacatcagatgtccatctaagtTCTCACAGTGCTGACCAATCAACACATCCACCCAAATCCAAGGAGTCTTCTCTATATAACAGGAGTCACACGGgagagcgtcctttttcatgttcagagtgtgggaagtgttttgCCACCAAAAGAACACTTGTTCGACACCTAAGCATTCACACGGGAGAGCGCCCTTTTCCATGTtcagagtgcaggaaatgtttttcggaCAAAGGAGCGCTTGTTAGACACCTAAACATTCACACGGgagagcgtcctttttcatgttcagagtgcgggaaatgtttcagtaAGAAAGAAAATCTTCTTGTACACCAGAAaagtcacacgggtgagcgtcccttttcatgtcctgagtgcgggaaatgtttcactacGAAAACGGGCCTTCATAGACACCAGTCAGTTCATACCGGTGAGCGTCCTTatccatgttcagagtgcgggaaatcttttactCGGAAAGAAGAACTTGTTaaacaccagagaagtcacaccgGTGAGCGTCCTTTtgcttgttcagagtgcgggaaatgctttttTAGGGTTGATCATCTTCTTTTACACCAGAGACGTCACACGGGTGAATGTCGTTtttcttgttcagagtgcggaaaatgtttcgcTGAGAACAACAGACTTCTTATACACCAGAGAATACACACTggggagcgtcctttttcatgttcagagtgcgggaaatgttttattgACAAAAGAGTACTTCAAACACATCAAAGAAGTCACACGGATGAGCGTCCTCATTCAtgtacagagtgcgggaaatgtttcattgTTAAAGCAACACTTCTTAGacaccagagaactcacacgggcgagcgtcctttttcatgttcagagtgcgggaaaggtttcacTCAGAAAGGGAGCCTTCTTTTACACCATAGAAGTCACACAGGTGAGCTTCCTTTTTCATGCTCAGTATGCGGGAAATGCTTTCCTAGGGTTGACCGCCTTCTTTTACACCAGAGAAAACACACAggggagcgtcctttttcatgttcagagtgcggaaaatgtttcatTGATAAAGGAACACTTCTGAGACACCAAAAGATTCACACGGGTGAGAGTCCTTTtttatgttcagagtgtgggaaaagtttcactttaaaaaagaaccttcttagacaccagagaattcacacaggtgagcgtcgtTTTTCatgttcggagtgcgggaaatgtttcgccACGAAAAGGAGCCTTCTTAGACACCAGACAATTCATACCagtgagcgtcctttttcatgtttatagtgcaggaaatgttttactGACTAAGGAGCCCTGGCAATACCCGCCGCCTTTCCTGGGCTCACCTGTCCGACCACGGAGCCCGAGACCGCTGCAACATTGCACAGAGGGAGGGGAGCCAAAGACGTTCCTCCCCCTCTGGGAACCGAAAGCGACGAGGGGTCCTGATTTCCGGGTCCTCCTCTCTGCTTACCTGATTGGCCACATTggcacttgtcatgtcacctgtagccagatgacaagtgcaccccgttggggtcaggggtgcaccacagggtagtgaaccttatagccgactgctgcgaacGGACCACAGAGCGGATATGGAGGAGAGGTTCGCTGGtggggcacaaacagggatcctacaggcagcttgagcccaagattcccctgGACGCGGAGTCGaagacccagcttggtgttcaccagagcctctagtggtgaggatggccttcgctgcagctggatccaggtcgcggcccctggagtcccctaggtcacgctccgtagggagagaggggaagcagcacacAGGACACAAGTAATAGTggagggtaagccgaggtcggggcaacaagcagacgtgaattaaccaagggacaggtcaaggtcacaggcaaacaggagtagtcatagacaagccaaagtcggtacacagagatattaatgtagcacacggcaagcaggcctgcagtgcactagttaatatagagttcctggggtggagccatacagggaggagagatgataaaaggcagccagataagagggtcaggcctctaatgaacgcatggaggagaaggtaagctgccagacattattgcatatccatgacagcacTGAATAAAAACCTCCCTTAAAGAAGACCATAATTAGaagggtcgaaacgcgtagggcatCATGTGGAGGACCACGTTGCAGTAAAATGCTAATAACAGGGTTTCATACAAATGTGTAGTCTCATTATGATTGATGGGTTTGCTATTTTCATGTAAATGTCAGAGCTCACTTTTTACAACTTTTATGAAAttgttaatttatttttgataaaataaaataattttaatcaaCAAATTTGAGTTTTCTTTTTGGCTGCTAAAAAAAACCCAGTGAGGGAATTCTCCATTTTATCAAATtataaaacagtaaaataaaccaTATATTCATATGAAGTGTTACATGTATAATCTGTGTATGTAATCATCGATATATCCTAATAGAAGAATGAACGGACCACGAGGCAGAGGGAAAAACAATGGAACGTAACGCAGACTGCGGTATTTGTattcaaggtggtgatctcacgtATTGTCAGTTGAATGCAAAgaaaggaagtgatgtcaggaagagacaggaaatgatgtcaggtacagacaggaagtgatgtcaggtacagacaggaagtgatgcaaGAGTATATATAGGaagttctgggtgagaggtgagtcgggaggaagtagagaggagacattgctggaactggcagcagaggaggtaagcaGACATCTCAAGTCTCCCGTATTTGGCTGCGGACACCCGCGAGCGTCGGGCGAACTCCTGGCTGGGGCAAATTTCTAGGGCCGGTCCTTCGTTCAGCAGGGACGGCTGGCGATTGGATGCTGGCCGCCGTCAGTCGGGGCTGTCTAGTCTTCTTTGTTATTTTCCACTGGGGATGCTGTGCAGCCTCCAAAGTGAATGCGCGGGAGCCGCCACTGAGAGCTGCGCACGGAGAGGGAGCGGAGGTGGTTTGAGGAGGGCAAGGGGAGCTGAGGCCGGAGGAGGAGGCCGCACTGTGCCGGGTATGAGTGCGCTGCTCAGCCGGGGTATGTGTGCTGTGCTATCCCCAGGCTTCATCCGCACCGAGACCAGTCATTCCCATCCCTGCCCAGTGTTATTATACTGAAAGGAATCACCCCCATCCCTGCCCCCCCAGCAAAGCAGTCACCCCCATCCCTGCCCCCCCAGCAAACAAGTAACCCTCATCCCTGCCTCCCAGCAAAGGAATCATCCCCatccctgcaccccccccccccaagcaaagGAGTCATCCCCAACCCTGCCCCCCAGCAAATGAGtaatccctgccccccccccccccccgagcagaGGAGTCATCCCCATACCTGTCCCAGCAAGAAAAGGAGTCATCCCCATCCCTGCAGCCCAGATCAAAGGAGTCatccccatccctccccccagcaaAGGAGTCATCCCCatccctgccccccctgcagaaGAGTCATCCCCAACCCTGCCCCCCAGCAGAAGAGTCACACCATCCCTGCCCCCCAGCAAAGAAGTGATCCCTGCCCCCCGACCAAAGGAGTCATCCTTATCCCTGTCCCCCCAAGCAAAGGAGTCATCCCCATCCCTGCCCTCTCAGACCAGGCTGACACCCAGAGTAGGATCCGGGGGCGTCATCCCCGTCCAGTGTAATTATACACAGGAGTCATCTCCATCCTTACATACAGTTATACCCAGAAGTGTTATATCCATCAATATGCCTAGATTAGGATCCAGAAcagtcatccccatccatacaGAGTTACTATACCTATGCTGTAGGTGCCATTTCCATCCTTTGTGGTATACCTGGAGCAGGGTCCAGAGATGTCATCTTCATCCATACTGAATTTATATCTATAGGTTTAATCTTCATCCATAGTTATACCTATACTGTAGGTGTCATCTCCATTCTTGCATACAGTGTTATACCCAGAGGTGTCCTCTCCATACTGTGATTCTATATCCAGAGGTGTCATCCCCATCCATACATCTTTATTATACTCCGGTGTCATCCCCATCCATACAAAGATATACCTAGAAGTGTCGCAGCCAACCATATTGTTATACCCATTGTCTATTGTTCTATATACTCAGCACTACAGTGTTATATATTCTCTAGTACTGTTCGGTGTTCTTTCCAGTATCCATTGTTATCCAGGCCCCCAAGAGCCAgaccaccagcaccagcagcCAGGCCTCAAGGGCCAGACCCCAGGACAGGCAAGCCTGGCTCCGGCAGCCAGGCCCTAGCACCCAGACCCCAGGACCAGCAGCCTAGTCCCAGCAGCtgtgtgatcaggctgcatttcacgggcactggtgtggctgcattttattgggggggggggcgtttggcaccccaaggagagtagtaatgggtTACGTTGCTAGGAACAGTGGGTGTGTCCAAATTTCTCTTGCTGACATCAGTGCCCTGGAAGATAGATAGAGGTGTGCTTAAATCTTTCTTAACCTTGCCCTGGGAGATCTTAAGAGAAGTCGGGTAAGACTGTTGAAGAGTCGGCCGGGTAAGACTGTTGAAGAGTCGGCAGGGTAAGACTGTTGAAGAGTCGGCAGGGTAAGACTGTTGAAGAGCCGGCCGGGTAAGACTGTTGAAGAGTCGGCCGGGTAAGACTGTTGAAGAGTCGGCCGGGTAAGACTTGAAGTGTCGGCCGGGTAATTTACAGAGGTTTTTGCTttcctctaatgccccgtacacacgatcggatttcccttcggaaaaaccttggatggtttttcgaCGGAATCCTGCTCAAgtttgtcttgcgtacacacggtcacgcaaaagttctctgaactttcatccgtcaagaacgcggtgacgtacaacactacggcggGCCGAGAAAGTGAAGGTCGATGCttccgtcggaattttgcgcgtcggagtTTCCGTTGGAAagatttagaacctgctctcaaccttttgttggcggaaattccaacaggaaaagtctgatggagcctacacatggtcgcaatttctgaccaaaagctcacatcggatttttcttgtcgaaaaatctgatcgtgtgtacggggcataagtcaaCTGTTGGTATAGGATTATGCATATGGAGattttctattcatttttttttctattggtcttttcaatctttttttcaaGTCATTTATCCAACGTGAGAAGTGGGAGTAttcaggacacaaggatctctacaaggacgtcatgatggagaatcagccgcccctcacatcaccgggtaagaggagactttattgtaaaggagagagcagtacggaggctccacctagatcccccatcatctgataaacacatagaaacaatgtattcagtcagtgtgtgtgtttcctaaagctggatccagtaatgggaacccaccagagagatctcCCCATTCTCTGTATTCCCAGCTAACAGTGGGGCCCAAACTGTATGGTGGTGcacattattgtaaaggagaaagcagtacggaggctccacctagatcccccatcacctgataaacacatagaaaaaatgtattcagtcagtgtgtgtgtttcctacagatggatccagtaatagaaacccaccagagagatgtccccttcctctgtattcccgggattccacacaggaagatcacaccatccctcaccattatCAGGTAGGTGAAGCTGAGCAtgtagacctaaaaaaaaaaatcattccatACTTTGACAGAACATATGTCTATGTAAAGTTTTTCCTTTTAATAAGTATATTCTGTtatctttggggtttagggtgaagaacggaaagacatcaaagttgaggtaaaagaggaagaagatgagaggttggtgagtggagatcagcagtatATGGAGGAGGgaggtcctctgtattcccggaatTACCCGCAGGAAGATCACAATTATAAAGAAAACGATGAGGTAGATGGGACTGGCCAAAAAGAACTCAAAAAGAATTCTATGAGtagacattctttttttttacatatttttttgttcctttttataattttattctgTCATCTTTTAGGATGAAGATCTGAAAGTCATCAAAGTTGAGgtaaaagagagagaagaagaagagatgttggtgagtggagatcagcagtctatggaggagggttgtcctctgtattcccgggattccacccaGGAATATCAGAACTATACGGAGAACGATCAGGTAGATGGGACTGGAGAAAAAGAACTCGAAAATAGTTCTATGAGAGAACATTCTTCTACGTCATCTTTTGTTCCTTTTCTATCATCTTCGGGGTTTAGAATGAAGAACGGAAAGACATCAAAAGTGAGgtaaaagaggaagaagaagagaggttggtgagtggagatcagcagtctatggaggagggttgTCCTCTGTGTTCCCGGGATTCCACCCAGGAAGATCACACCTATACAGAGAACGATCAGGTAGATGGGACTGGAGAAAAAGAACTCGAAAATAGTTCTATAAGAGAACATTCTTCTATGAAATCTCTTATTTCTTTTCtatcatctttggggtttagagtgaagaacggaaagacatcaaagttgaggttaaagaggaagaagaagagaggttggtgagtggagatcagcagtctatggaggagatgATGGAAAGTAAACAGGAGGAATCTTCTCTACATCTGGACACAAGTAAGTCATAAACACTAAATGCCGAATAACTTCgacatttttatataattatacGAGTATAAAATATGAATTTAGGTGCCGGATTGTTGGGTTGAGACAAATTTCCCAACTTCTTCATCTCCAGGTTTATGATCCATCTTCATCCATGCCTACAAAACCACGGGGCGGTCCGAAAGGGGTTAAAGGTTAATGGGAGATTTGGGGTATttttgaagaggacctgtcatcctttatttctattacaagagatgttcacactctttgtaataggaataaaagtgatttaaaaaaaagggggggggggggacagtgtaaaaaaaaagaagattttttttctaaagcaaaagattaaaaaaaaaagattttgccttTAAAGGTAATGgagagatttgtttttttttgttttttgaccccagatctctccaagaAGAGGACCTATCATCCCTTATTTCTATTTCTATTacaagatgtttacattccttgtaaaaggaataaaactgataaaaaaagggggggggataaaagtcatacaaaaaaggggatagggtGACGACAGTGTAGAAATGAACTAAAAGGTACTTTTTTGACCCCCcagatctctctataaagaggacctgtcatcctttatttctattataaggaatgtttaCACTCTTTCACtctttgtaatagaaataaaagtgataaaaaaggggggaaggggacagtgtaaaaaaataaagttttattttttttataaaacaaaagatTCAAAAACAATTTTTCTTTTAAGGGTAAAGGAGAGATTTGTTTTTGTACTTCAGATCTCtccatgaagaggacctgtcatcctttatttctattacaagatgtttacattccttgtaaaaggaataaaactgataaaaaagggggggggggggataaaagtcatacaaaaaaggggatagggtGACGACAGTGTAGATATGAACTAAAAGGTACTTTTTTGACCCCCcagatctctctataaagaggacctgtcatcctttatttatattacaatatgtttacattccttgtaatagaaataaaagtgatacaaacaaaggggggggggatttctccaggaagaggacctgtcatcccttatttctattacaaggaatgtttacacactttgtaatagtaataaaagtgataaaaaaaggggggggagtgtaagataaaaaaaaatgcttttaaaggtaaaggagagatttgttttttttgtttttttgaccccagatctctccatgaaGATCTGTTATCCcttatttatattacaatatgtttgcattccttgtaaaAGGGATAAAAGTgatgcaaaaaaaagggggggggacgacgacagTGTAGAAATAaactaaaaagtacattttttttctgacccccagatctctccatcaagaggacctgtcatcctttattcctattacaagggatgtttacactctttgaaatagaaataaaagtgatataaaaaaaaggggtgggggggggggtgataaaaaaatatattttgcttttaaaggtaaaggagagatttgttttttgaccccagatctctccatgaggaggacctgtcatcctttatttctattacaaggaatgtttacaccCTTTCactctttgtaataggaataaaagtgatataaaaaaagggggggggagtgttaaaaaaatatatatattttgcttttaaaggtagaggagagatttgttttttgaccccagatctctccatgaagaggacctgtcaccccttagTTATATTAcaatatgtttacattccttgtaaaacgaataaaagtaattaaaaaaaaaaggggggggaatgtAAATACTCAAAATTTAAAGgtaaaggagagatttggggattttctga
Proteins encoded in this window:
- the LOC120909995 gene encoding oocyte zinc finger protein XlCOF6-like, producing the protein MEEGCPLYSRDSTQEDHTYKEIEQGEERKDIKVEVKEEEEERLVSGDQQSMEEGEMIMESKQEESSLHLDTNGRFVLKTSEGDPNLPQEFKAEDDDITQCSPGEDPIIPTAHYRPSHLEGSMDPSNPEEPSDKSHTMTSDVHLSHTMTSDDHLSHTMTSDVHLSHTMTSDVHLSHTMTSDDHLSHTMTSDDHLSHTMTSDDHLSHTMTSDDHLSHTMTSDDHLSHTMTSDDHLSHTMTSDDHTMTSDDHLSHTMTSDVHLSHTMTSDDHLSHTMTSDVHLRSMHPSNLEEPSDKTHTMTSDVHLSSHSADQSTHPPKSKESSLYNRSHTGERPFSCSECGKCFATKRTLVRHLSIHTGERPFPCSECRKCFSDKGALVRHLNIHTGERPFSCSECGKCFSKKENLLVHQKSHTGERPFSCPECGKCFTTKTGLHRHQSVHTGERPYPCSECGKSFTRKEELVKHQRSHTGERPFACSECGKCFFRVDHLLLHQRRHTGECRFSCSECGKCFAENNRLLIHQRIHTGERPFSCSECGKCFIDKRVLQTHQRSHTDERPHSCTECGKCFIVKATLLRHQRTHTGERPFSCSECGKGFTQKGSLLLHHRSHTGELPFSCSVCGKCFPRVDRLLLHQRKHTGERPFSCSECGKCFIDKGTLLRHQKIHTGESPFLCSECGKSFTLKKNLLRHQRIHTGERRFSCSECGKCFATKRSLLRHQTIHTSERPFSCL